Genomic window (Primulina eburnea isolate SZY01 chromosome 8, ASM2296580v1, whole genome shotgun sequence):
tgcaCATGAAAACCAAATCCAACTTAACCAAACTAAAAAGTTTcggatttttttatttataataaataatgtTGGCCCCGATGCTAACAGAAGCCGGAGAGGACTCAAGAAATCAATGGCTATGAAGGTATCCAATCTTTCTCATATCATCCAACGTATCACGGCTTCTTGCCTCCTCCATCCCCACCACAGCGGCATTTCCACCGACGGCTGCGATTACCAAAGTGAGGAGGAGGAGGGGTTTAGTATCAGCAATCACTGGGAGAAAAGCTTAAACAACAACAAGGAGGAACTACCCAAGATGATGGAGATACAGCTGCTGATGGGTCAGGTGTTCGACGGCGTAACAGCTATGAAAAGGGCGTATGTTAGCCTTCAGGAAGCTCACTTCTCCTGGGATCCCGAAAGAATGCGCGTCGCCGATGTAGCCGTGGTGGCTGAGATACAGCGGCTGGGCCTTCTCAGGGAGAGGTTCAGGGGCAGTTTCCGCGGGACGGAAACGCTGAGGGAGATGGTGGCACCGTACGAGGAGGCGGTGGAGGATCTGAAGAGGGAAGTGAAGGTGAAGCAGGAGGAGGTTGATACTTTGACGGAGAAGCTCAAAACGACCACGTATGCTAGCAGTGCGAGGCCAAAGTGCAGGTTCAAGAGACGAGTCAGCTGCACCTCCCAAGGTAACTCATATTCTTAATTATGGCCGGCCGCCGTGTTTTCTTCGAATGTTAATAATTGTTTGTACCCAAGTCATGATCCAGTTTATTGGTGACAGTTGCGGTTGCTGCTGCACCAGAGCTATTTGAAGCCACGATGAGCTCAGTTAAAGAAGCCTCGAGATGCTTTGCATCCCTACTCCTCTCCCTCATGCACTCCGCACGATGGGACATTTGCGCAGTCGTAAGATCCATTGAAGCTACGTCTTCTGCCACAGCAAACACCTCCACTCTCACAGACTCTGCAGTCGGGGCAAACTATTCAAAATACGCAATAGAATCCTACGTAaacaagaaaatattcctagggTTCAGCCACGAGGACTTTTACATGGACGAGACCCAGCTTTCCTCGATGATTCATCCAGATAAAAGCCGCCGAGATTGCTTCGCTCAATACCGAGACATAAAGGCGATGGACCCATTGGATCTCCTCAACGTTTTGCCAACTTgcagttttggaaaattttgtaTCAAGAAATACCTATCCATTATGCACCCGAAGATGGAAGAATCGTTGTTGGGGGATCTGGAGCATAGGCGGCAATTGCTGCACGGTGAGCACCCGAGAAGTCAGTTTTATGGAAAGTTCTTGGAGTTGTCTAAGGCAGTATGGTTGTTGCATTTGTTGGCGTTCTCTTTGGACCCAGCTCCTAGCCATTTTGAGACGAGTCGATGGGCGGAGTTTCAGTCGGAGTATATGGAGAGCGTGGTTCGGATTTCGGGCAGCGATCGCAGTGCTAAGGTTGGTGTTTCGTTGGTTGTAGGATTCCAAGTTAGTCCGGGATTTAAGCTTGCGAATGGGTCTATGGTCAAAGCGAGGGTCTTTCTGATTCCCAAGAATTAATTAATACATCTGAAAATGTAGCTTTGAATATATGCAGCAGGTGTGACTTGTGAGGTTTATCAATATATGCTTAAATATTATTGTAACGAGAACCAACTTTAGCCCAGTTGGTCTCCTCCTTAATGACACAAGTTCGAGTCTCTCTCCTTTAgattcaataaatattttattaaattgtgaactaaaataattataaataaaaattaataatatatttatgtgGTGAACTAATTAAACTCGACTTCTTGTTCGGTGGAATATGAGAATTTCTTCCAAAAACACATCCAAAAACTCGCGTACAACAAGAATATGAGATATATGTCGCCCATCTTGTGACAGATTAACAATATAAACCAGAAAACCTTCATACCCAGAATCTAACAAACGAGTATCTCGACGGAGAAAACTAGAGGAATTTTAGCTCGAAAACCATGACAATAGAAATTCCACTTAGGAGAAAAATTGAGTCGAAAACGAACTATTCCTCAATAGCAGTCAACAATAGCTCTATTAACGGTCAGAATGTCCATGCCAAAAATATTATCGAAATCATGCATCCGTAGGCCAATAAATGCATGAGAAACAAAAGAATGAGATGCTCCAGTATCAAATAATACTCTAGTTGTAAAGCCACATAAAGTATAGTTACCGGTAATAACAGTATCGATAGTTGTCTGAGCCTCATCATCATTCAAAGCAAACACATGAATAGGTGGCTAATTATGTTGCTGACCAAATCTTCCTCTGAACTGATGCAAAGGTCGGCTATACTACTGAGAAGAGTGAGATGGTGATGAAATTCTGTTACATTTTTCCATCAACTGCTTGAACTATTTTTCATGTCGGACTGGAAGAAACTCTTGCAAAGTGACCCGGTCTTCCATAGATATTGCAAACCCTTGGCATTCTAACACATAGATTACTAAAGTGCCTACCTCCACAGCGATAACAATAAGGTACAATATAGCGTTGTCCACTACGATTCCCAGAACACCCAGAACTGAAAGAGCTagaaccagatttcttaaattgctcCCTTATGGGGTGAAGTGACGCAAAATCATATAGACTTTAATGTTTCCTCCCACACTAATCTTATTGAGAAGGAGCTCGTTTACCGCTTATTCTCAGGCTCGCCTTAGCTCTCTTAGATAATTCCACATCGTCAGGATAATTCTTTAGCTTCCCAATAGAATAATTCAATCCTTAAACAAACTCTCAACGAAAGCACCTTTATCGAGCAAAACTGGCACGGTAAAGTCCTcagtaaaaatttataatattcaatctcaaaataatcgcaagtgcacgatatcaagtaataatatattgTACGAGAGTACGAGTATCATTCCTCTAGAGACTGTATTTCACAATTGTTATTCTCGGTTATTCAACCCTTAGCAACGATAATTGGAATGATTGTTGACAACtataatgataaaataaaaactcCACAAAATAATTGACCAATTAAATTACGAAATAAATAAGATCAAATAGTTGATTGagaattcaattagaaataaatttgtttggaatttcggttcacctacccctcacTAATTTACTTAATTTTTTCAACAATTATCTACGCTTTCGATAGGATTTTCTATCCGATTGAACATGCTCTCTCGAGCTATACCAAACTAATTCAACGCGGTGAAGTAATTaagtttatttaattatttatcaaaggtgaattgcatgtcATTCTATGAGATCCCCTAGCTTTCgacctactggactatgactatcgacgtgTATCCGACTTCAaatttctatgtaaattgtTAATCTACGGATTATGCTACTTGTTTCTATCACGGGCTATTCTCTCGAATTCTATCGAAATATGAAATCATTATTAAAGTTAGATACGCTTCAACAACGCAAataaaataatagcacaatcaagaataaatcatgtTGGATCGGGAAAATGCTCTAAAAATGTGacgagctgcaatagctcgtgttctaaaaaTATTTACACCGATGATtgagtttgaaattaaatcaagcggaaaacactcgaggTAATCATTCGTTAATAAAACTAATCGGTTAAAGCTTTTAATCTTGTGTAACTAATTGACTGAAGATAAGGGGTATCAGTTCTCGTATGTATCGGTTCAGTTATGGTAAGAACTGAATTGATAGATACTCGAATTGATCAAGTC
Coding sequences:
- the LOC140839377 gene encoding protein GRAVITROPIC IN THE LIGHT 1-like, with product MFLRSFRSRQDPREKQANGSCEMSEDMEEEWRQYVGAVPFNRDIPPTKHSKLSFRSHTNSLDRSRRGLKKSMAMKVSNLSHIIQRITASCLLHPHHSGISTDGCDYQSEEEEGFSISNHWEKSLNNNKEELPKMMEIQLLMGQVFDGVTAMKRAYVSLQEAHFSWDPERMRVADVAVVAEIQRLGLLRERFRGSFRGTETLREMVAPYEEAVEDLKREVKVKQEEVDTLTEKLKTTTYASSARPKCRFKRRVSCTSQVAVAAAPELFEATMSSVKEASRCFASLLLSLMHSARWDICAVVRSIEATSSATANTSTLTDSAVGANYSKYAIESYVNKKIFLGFSHEDFYMDETQLSSMIHPDKSRRDCFAQYRDIKAMDPLDLLNVLPTCSFGKFCIKKYLSIMHPKMEESLLGDLEHRRQLLHGEHPRSQFYGKFLELSKAVWLLHLLAFSLDPAPSHFETSRWAEFQSEYMESVVRISGSDRSAKVGVSLVVGFQVSPGFKLANGSMVKARVFLIPKN